The following nucleotide sequence is from Longimicrobium sp..
CGCCCTGGGCGCGGCCCTCTTCGGCGGCCTCCTCAACCTGATGATGGCGCGCTACATCCGCCGCGAGGGCCTCGAAGGACGCGTCTCGCTGGACAGCATCCAATCGCTGATGGGCGAGTCCGCGCCGTCCACTGCCCTGAGTCCGGAGGTGCTCGACCTGCTCCGCGCGGGCCTGTCGCAGAGCCTGCACATCGTCTTCTGGAGCATCGCGCTCCTGGGCGTCCTCACCCTGATCGCCGCCTGGCGCATCCCCGAAATGGAGCGGGAGGAGGTGGGCGAAGGACAGGCGTATCGCTGATTGTGGCGCGGAACCGGGCCTCGCCATTGGCGAAGACTGTATACTTCCGGTAGACTGAAGAAGCCGCGCCGAGATACAGTCGTACGCACTCACGGGAGCACCGATGAGCAAGCACCTTGATCGCATCCAGATCGATCCCACGATCTGCCACGGGAAGCCGACCGTGCGGGGTCTCCGTTACCCGGTCGAAATGATCCTGGATCTTCTTAGTGCGGGGATGACGCACGAGGAGATCCTCACGGATTATGAGGATCTGGAGCGCGAGGACATTCTGGCTGTTCTCGAGTATGCCGCGCAGCTCAGCCGCGTGAAGCGGATCGACCCGCTCGCCGCGTGAAGTTTTTGGTCGACGCGCAGCTTCCACTGCGGTTCGCGGCATGGCTGCGGGACCATGGGCACGACGCGCTGCACACGTTGGACCTTCCTGAAGGGAACCGCACCGCGGACTCTTCGATCACGGCGCATGCTGATCGCGAGCACCGTGTTGTGGTGACAAAGGATGCCGACTTCGTCGATTCCCATATCCTGCGACATCAACCCGAAAAACTGCTGTTGATCGCGACCGGCAACATCGCCAATGCAGATCTCGAAGTGCTCCTGACAGGAAACCTCACCACCGTGACAGAAGCGCTCGAGTCGTCGAGCTTTGTCGAATTGAACCGTCATGGCGTGATTACCCACGGCTGATCCTTCGTACGACCGCAATCAGCAGCCGGGCATCGCGCGCCGGCTGCTGATTGCGTTCGTGGCTGCGCGCCTTCATGGCTACCGGCGTGAATGATGGCGTCCATCACCCGTCACCAGAACGAGGAGTTCATGCGAGTGTCGGCCCAGGTTAGGCCGCTAACATTTGTGCGGATGGCGCTCTTCGCCGTGGCCATCCTTTCGGTTCACTCCGGGCTCGCCGCGCAGCAGGCGCCGGGGGACCAAACGCCGCCGTTGCCCGCGCCGTGGCTCGGGGCTGAACGTTTTGCTGCGCACATGCAGCAGCCTCACCTCGTGCCGGCGAGCCGTGGGGGCAGCTCCTCACGCCACCTCGAGGTAGCGGATCGTGTGGAGAGGGCGCGGATGGCGTCGGCTGCGCGCGGCTTGAAGATCGGAGCAACCATCGGATGCGCCGTGGGCGGGATTCTCGCGTACAGGAATTCCACCCTTGAAGGCACTCAGCGCGTGGCGTGGGCTGCAGGGGGGTGTGTGGCACTTGCGCTTCCGGGCGCACTGCTCGGTGCGATCTGGGTCGACTGACATTCTGCGTTTCCACTACTCACGGGGTGCGGAGACTGCCTGCGCCATCGTCAGATCCGCCGGTGCATCGACCGTGCGAGTACCGGGCAGCATCGGCAGTCGAGCATGGACGTACCAAGGCGGGCCGAATCGGTGTTTCGATCCGGCCCGCTTGGCTGCCACACGCCTGCCGATGCTCACGCGCTCAACCGCCGCACCACCTCTCTCGCCCCGCGTCGGTATACCGTCAGGCACACCAGCTCACCCGCCGGATCGAGCACCTCCCACCAGCGGCTCTTCGTCTGTTTGACGATTCGGTAGCCGCCCTGCTCCGTATTCGCGCCGGCGGGAGCGGCGCCCTTCTGCACCTCGGACATCGTGCACCTCCGTCTCTCTTGACCCTCGGCGCCCGGCAGGGGTAGTTTGGGAGAGCGGGCGCCCTGTGGGCGTTTGGGACTATGGGCTGGCTGAGTCTTCTTGGCGGGAGAACAGCCAGCCTTGGTTTATACCCTGCTGTCTATACTATAATCGACAGTTGGGAGTATGTCAATCTTTAGATATACAACTCGTGGACTTCAAAACGGCGACAGACCGCGTGAGCGGCTGCATCAGCCACGCAGAGATTGCGGACGCAGCCGGCGTGTCTATTCAGTCGATCCGACAGGCGCGCCTCGACCCAAGTACGACAAGTTACCGATCCCCGCCCGCCGGTTGGGAACAGATCCTCTTGTCGCTGACACGGCAGCGTGCTGCAGAATTGCGCGCCTTTGCTGAGGAGCTTGAAAGCGGGCTCCTAGAAGGCGAATCTAGGTAATTTAGGCACAAACACGCGTCCCCACGGTTGCCTGTTCGCACACAGCGCTGCAACGTGCGGTCGATCACGCTCGGACGAGGCAGATGGGAAACGATCTAGACATCGTTCAGCAGTTATGGAGCCTTTGCAACGTCCTCCGCGACGACGGAATCACGTACCACCAGTACGTGAACGAGTTAACTTATTTGCTGTTTCTTAAGATGGCCGAAGAGACTGGGGCAGAGATCGATTTGCCACAGGGATACAGATGGAGAGACCTCACAAAGCTTTCTGGTGAGGACCAGTTCGACTTTTACCGAAACCAGCTCGCGATCCTCGGTACGCGTGGCAGTCCGCGCGTCCGTGCGATTTTCGCGAACCCGACGTCCCTTCTTCGCCACCCACATAATTTGAATACCCTTGTGCGAAGAATTGACGAGCTCGACTGGTATCAAGCCCGGGAGGAGGGTTTAGGCGACGTTTATGAAGGCTTACTACAGAAGAACGCTAATGAGAAGAAGAGTGGTGCAGGCCAATATTTCACCGCTCGTCCCCTAATCGACAGTATGGTTTCGGTGATGAAGCCGACGGTGGATGATACGATACAGGACCCGGCTGCTGGGACAGGTGGGTTCTTAGTTGCTGCTGACCGGTACATTCGTCAGCACAGTGACTCCGCAGCATGGTCGGGTAAACAACGGCGCAAGTATGGGTCTGGCACATTTGTTGGCATGGAGCACGTTCAGGACACATATAGGCTCGCCCTTATGAACCTGATGCTTCATGGAATTGAGTCAGAATCTCCAACAGGGGGAGTTCACTTCGGTGACACACTCGGCCCGCAAGGCCAAGCTCTTCCGAAAGTGACTCTGATGCTTACCAATCCGCCCTTTGGGAACAAGAGTGGTGGTGGGTTGCCATCACGAACGGATCTTCCGTTTCCAACAAGCAACAAACAGCTTTCGTTTTTGCAGCACATTTACCTCAAGTTAGTGCCTGGCGGACGTGCAGCGGTTGTCTTACCCGATAATGTCCTCTTTGAAGGGACTATTGGGCGCCAGGTCCGAGAGGATCTGATGGAAAAATGCAACCTCCATACCATACTGCGCCTTCCGAGTGGGATATTCTACGCCCACGGCGTCAAGACTAACGTGCTGTTCTTTACGCGCGGTGAGCAGGATCGCGCAAATACACGCGAAGTTTGGATTTACGATCTCAGAACAAACATGCCTCAGTTTGGAAGGCGCACACCGCTAGACCGACAGCATTTCACGGAATTCGAATCTGCATTCGGAGCTGACCCGTGCGGCGGCTGTGCAAGCCTTGCGGCGCGAGTCGGCGTTGAAGAAAACGTGCGCTTCCGCCGATTCTCGAGGGACTGGATTGCGAACCACGGTAACAATCTGGACATCACATGGCTCCATCAGCGCCATGACAGCCCAGAAGCAGTTCTGGATCCTGCTGTACTCGCGCAGGAAGCCGCCGATGAATTGGACGGCGCACTCGAAGAGCTCCGAAGCATAATTTTTGATCTTGGTGAGGATTGCGAATGAGACGCCCCTCGGGTGCGATTCCACCTACGTGGGTAGAGTGCACGCTCTCCGATGTCGTAGAGTATGGAACAAACGAGCGAGCAGAACCAGCACAGATTCTGGAAGACACTTGGATATTGGAACTCGAAGACATCGAGAAGGACACGTCGCGGCTGCTTCGCCGTGTCCGGACCCCGGATCGCCAGCCGAAGAGCACGAAGAACAGGTTCAGACGAGGGGACATACTGTATGGCAAGCTTCGCCCGTATTTGAACAAAGTTCTCCAGGCTGATGAGGATGGCTGCTGCAGCACTGAGATTATGCCGGTTCGCCCACCATCGGAGCTTGATTCAACTTTTGTGCTGCACTGGCTACGGAGCCCGCAGTTTTCGCATTACGTCAACTCCGTTAGTCACGGGTTAACGATGCCTCGGCTCGGCACCGCCGCGGCGCGGCGCGCGCCGTTTGTGCTTGCGCCCGCGGCGGAACAGCGACGGATATCCGAGAAGTTGCGAATACTTCTATCCCGCGCGGACAGGTGCCGCAGTCATTTATCTCGTGTTCCGTCGCTCATGTCTCGGCTGCGGCTGGCGATTCTAACGTACGCCACATCCGGCGAACTGACAGTTGACTGGCGTTCGCAACATCAAGTTTCAGGTGGTTGGAAGACTGTTAGCCTCTCCGAGGTAGCCTCTGGGTTCTCTTACGGATCAGCTGCGAAGTCAGCGGAGTCCGGTGAGGTCCCTGTGCTCCGGATGGGGAATATCCAAGATGGGCATATTGACTGGTCCGACCTGGTGTATACGTCTAATCCATCCGAGATCAACAAGTATTCACTCGAACCTGGCGATGTTCTCTTCAATCGCACAAACAGTCCCGAGCTCGTGGGGAAGACAGCAGTCTACCATGGCGAGCGAGAGGCCATCTATGCTGGCTATCTGATTCGAGTACGTTGCCAAGGGAGCGTGTTACCCGATTTCCTAAGCTACAGCTTGAACAGTTCTCAAGGACGCGAGTATTGTCAGCGAGTGAAGTCAGACGGGGTGAGCCAATCAAACATCAATGCTAAAAAGCTGGCCTCTTATCAGTTTGCACTACCGACTCTGGCGGAGCAACACGAAATTACTGCGCGTGTAGAGCGCCTGTTAAATGGTGTTAACGAACTTGAAGCGCGTTACAAAACGGTTCGTCTCGCAGTTAATCAATTCGTGCCGGCTCTACTAGCACTGGCCTACAGAGGTGAACTAGTACCACAAGATCCACAGGATGAACCCGCATCCCGCCTTCTCGACCGGATCAAGTTCGCACGAGCCGCCGTAGCGCCAATTGCTCGTGAGCCACAACAGTTTTCTCCCATTCCGCGTGCTCCTCGCGAGAGGTCGGCTATGACAAAATCCCGATCAGACGCAGATGTATACCACCAACCATATCTCGCGCGTTTACTGCGCGAGACGGTGCAACCAGCCACCGTTGACGGACTATTTCGGCGCGCAGGCCTCTCTGTGTCGGATTTCTACAAGCAGCTTGCCTGGGAGGTCGACCAGAAGTTCATCAACGATTCGCGGGACTATTTGGAGGCGTTACAATGAGACTAGATCGCGTGTATATAGAAGGTTATAAAAATTTGCATGGCATTACCGTGGATTTCAGTACCGAAACTCTGACCACCGTGATCATCGGTCAGAATGGCACCGGGAAGTCAAACCTGATTGAGGCGATCACTGACGTTTTTCGGTATGTAGATATCAATCGAGGAGATATCCGTTTCAGATACGAGGTAG
It contains:
- a CDS encoding DUF433 domain-containing protein, with the protein product MSKHLDRIQIDPTICHGKPTVRGLRYPVEMILDLLSAGMTHEEILTDYEDLEREDILAVLEYAAQLSRVKRIDPLAA
- a CDS encoding DUF5615 family PIN-like protein, with the protein product MKFLVDAQLPLRFAAWLRDHGHDALHTLDLPEGNRTADSSITAHADREHRVVVTKDADFVDSHILRHQPEKLLLIATGNIANADLEVLLTGNLTTVTEALESSSFVELNRHGVITHG
- a CDS encoding N-6 DNA methylase; protein product: MGNDLDIVQQLWSLCNVLRDDGITYHQYVNELTYLLFLKMAEETGAEIDLPQGYRWRDLTKLSGEDQFDFYRNQLAILGTRGSPRVRAIFANPTSLLRHPHNLNTLVRRIDELDWYQAREEGLGDVYEGLLQKNANEKKSGAGQYFTARPLIDSMVSVMKPTVDDTIQDPAAGTGGFLVAADRYIRQHSDSAAWSGKQRRKYGSGTFVGMEHVQDTYRLALMNLMLHGIESESPTGGVHFGDTLGPQGQALPKVTLMLTNPPFGNKSGGGLPSRTDLPFPTSNKQLSFLQHIYLKLVPGGRAAVVLPDNVLFEGTIGRQVREDLMEKCNLHTILRLPSGIFYAHGVKTNVLFFTRGEQDRANTREVWIYDLRTNMPQFGRRTPLDRQHFTEFESAFGADPCGGCASLAARVGVEENVRFRRFSRDWIANHGNNLDITWLHQRHDSPEAVLDPAVLAQEAADELDGALEELRSIIFDLGEDCE
- a CDS encoding restriction endonuclease subunit S codes for the protein MSRLRLAILTYATSGELTVDWRSQHQVSGGWKTVSLSEVASGFSYGSAAKSAESGEVPVLRMGNIQDGHIDWSDLVYTSNPSEINKYSLEPGDVLFNRTNSPELVGKTAVYHGEREAIYAGYLIRVRCQGSVLPDFLSYSLNSSQGREYCQRVKSDGVSQSNINAKKLASYQFALPTLAEQHEITARVERLLNGVNELEARYKTVRLAVNQFVPALLALAYRGELVPQDPQDEPASRLLDRIKFARAAVAPIAREPQQFSPIPRAPRERSAMTKSRSDADVYHQPYLARLLRETVQPATVDGLFRRAGLSVSDFYKQLAWEVDQKFINDSRDYLEALQ